A part of Mucilaginibacter defluvii genomic DNA contains:
- a CDS encoding outer membrane beta-barrel protein produces the protein MKPTFLSLFCCLLFFTASAQNKATLKGTVIDSASNQPLEHATVTVIDVKDSSMVAYTLSRANGGFELSGLPLNHDIKLLVTFVTYKSYRKNFNFKMADVTDVGNIIMAGSMMAEVVIKGERVPIVMKKDTIEFNAEAFKTRPNAMLEELLKKIPGMQVNRDGSFTVNGKTVSKLLIDGKEFFGNDPKIATKNLDAAIVDKIQVYDDRENDPDHLVSAVNVNKIVNIKLKRAIKRSIFGKVYGGGGNRDRYETGGLFNMFRDTLQLSVIAMSNNLNKTGFSSQDLYSNGGFNRSGSDALWNGSVQLGGRGWGGIEKVTSSGFNLNTDYGKKLKLNLMYFYNETRNINESSNSIKQFLRDTTLFSRNADKSGSRSFAHSISGLVDWKPDSLNSLTYRPNVSFNNNNSDSRSSGNSFNSFDARVSESEGNSTNSNNSSTFGHSLVYNKRGKTRREESFTLTHNLSFNPSNADGFSKNRTVSYSTALPSYRLDRYSTSDNKNSSGSLSLSYRYPFSKKLVVDIVTSADYNNFDQNQFVYDRDTITNRYSVLLPDQSADLNRRNWTKNVKPGITWRPFKKVSIIAGLTSQWQNVTDVFDVGTVKRSYNFLLPTLRLELFDGISISVDRSYNLPSISDLRPVTIVYSPQASFIGNPDLKPSPSTRFNLNYYNYNFEKGINMYAYFNYAITQNTVIQKTTITAEGIQTSMPVNAGQSVDLYGSYSFGKEFKKSKIWRFGLRSSLGPYYRERINLINGDAGKERNWTATLTQGGEVSWNEKIELNTNFTYFRNWTRYDYSSGQNQNLMGFTMQNNINVRWPKRVVWEGKQEFVYNSQIADGFRKSNNILSASVAVQMFKKEQGEIKLAVYDILDQNINIYRYTSTNALIDGQNNTLKRYFLLTYTYKFNVLQTK, from the coding sequence ATGAAACCAACCTTTTTATCACTTTTTTGCTGTTTGCTGTTTTTTACGGCATCAGCACAAAACAAAGCTACCTTAAAAGGTACTGTAATTGATTCGGCCAGTAACCAGCCGCTCGAACATGCCACCGTTACCGTTATTGATGTTAAAGATTCGTCAATGGTTGCCTATACCCTTAGCCGGGCCAATGGCGGGTTTGAGCTGTCGGGACTGCCGCTTAATCATGATATTAAGCTGCTTGTAACCTTCGTTACCTATAAATCGTACCGTAAAAATTTTAATTTTAAAATGGCCGATGTTACTGACGTCGGTAACATCATTATGGCAGGTAGTATGATGGCTGAGGTGGTAATTAAGGGCGAGCGGGTACCTATCGTAATGAAAAAGGACACCATTGAATTTAATGCCGAAGCCTTTAAAACCCGCCCGAACGCCATGCTTGAGGAGCTGCTGAAAAAGATACCAGGTATGCAGGTTAATCGCGACGGATCATTCACCGTAAATGGTAAAACCGTTAGCAAGCTGCTGATAGACGGTAAAGAGTTTTTTGGCAATGATCCAAAGATTGCTACCAAGAACCTCGATGCGGCTATTGTAGATAAGATACAGGTGTATGATGACCGGGAGAATGACCCTGACCACCTGGTAAGCGCGGTAAACGTAAATAAAATAGTAAACATTAAGCTTAAGCGGGCCATTAAGCGCAGCATATTCGGCAAAGTATATGGCGGCGGTGGTAACCGAGACAGGTATGAAACCGGTGGATTGTTCAACATGTTCAGGGATACCCTGCAGCTTAGCGTAATCGCCATGAGTAACAACCTTAATAAAACCGGTTTTAGCAGTCAGGACTTATACAGTAACGGCGGTTTTAACAGAAGCGGCAGCGATGCTTTGTGGAATGGCTCGGTACAGCTTGGCGGGCGTGGCTGGGGCGGTATCGAAAAAGTGACCTCAAGCGGCTTTAACCTGAATACGGATTACGGCAAAAAGCTAAAGCTTAACTTAATGTATTTTTATAATGAAACCCGTAATATCAATGAAAGTAGTAATTCTATAAAGCAGTTTTTAAGAGATACTACACTCTTTAGCCGTAATGCCGACAAGTCGGGCAGCAGGAGTTTTGCACATAGCATAAGTGGTTTGGTTGATTGGAAGCCTGATAGTTTAAACAGCCTCACGTACAGGCCCAATGTGTCATTTAATAATAACAATAGCGATAGCAGATCATCCGGTAACAGCTTTAATAGTTTTGATGCGCGGGTTAGCGAGAGTGAGGGTAACAGTACTAATAGTAACAATTCATCAACCTTTGGGCATAGCCTTGTGTATAACAAGCGAGGTAAAACGCGCCGCGAAGAATCATTCACGCTGACGCATAACCTGAGCTTTAACCCCAGCAATGCCGATGGCTTTAGTAAAAACCGAACGGTAAGTTATTCTACAGCGTTACCATCATACCGGTTAGATAGATATAGTACGAGTGATAATAAAAACAGCTCGGGCAGCCTGTCCTTGAGTTACCGTTATCCCTTTTCGAAAAAGCTGGTGGTTGATATAGTAACTTCGGCTGATTACAACAACTTTGACCAAAATCAATTTGTGTACGATCGTGATACCATCACAAATCGTTATAGTGTTTTGTTGCCCGATCAAAGTGCAGACCTTAACCGGCGTAACTGGACTAAAAATGTTAAACCCGGCATCACCTGGCGTCCATTTAAAAAGGTTTCGATAATAGCGGGGCTAACCAGCCAGTGGCAAAACGTTACCGATGTTTTTGATGTGGGGACGGTAAAAAGATCATACAACTTTTTACTGCCTACCTTGAGGTTGGAATTATTTGATGGTATCTCTATATCAGTGGATAGGAGTTATAATCTTCCGTCTATTTCTGACCTGAGACCGGTTACTATAGTTTATAGCCCGCAAGCATCATTTATTGGTAATCCTGATCTGAAGCCTTCGCCAAGTACGCGTTTTAATCTTAATTACTACAACTACAATTTTGAGAAGGGTATAAATATGTATGCATATTTTAACTACGCCATCACACAAAATACAGTAATACAAAAAACCACCATTACCGCTGAGGGCATACAAACCAGTATGCCAGTGAACGCCGGCCAAAGCGTTGATTTGTACGGCTCATATTCCTTTGGTAAGGAGTTTAAAAAAAGTAAAATATGGCGATTTGGCTTGCGTAGCAGCTTGGGGCCGTACTACCGCGAACGGATAAATTTGATAAACGGCGATGCCGGTAAAGAGCGTAACTGGACGGCAACACTTACGCAGGGCGGAGAAGTATCATGGAATGAAAAGATAGAGTTAAACACCAACTTCACCTATTTCCGTAACTGGACGCGATATGATTACAGCAGCGGCCAGAACCAAAACCTGATGGGCTTTACCATGCAAAACAATATTAACGTACGCTGGCCTAAAAGGGTAGTTTGGGAGGGTAAGCAGGAGTTTGTTTATAACTCACAAATTGCTGATGGTTTTCGCAAAAGCAATAATATCCTGAGTGCGTCAGTCGCGGTGCAGATGTTTAAAAAGGAGCAGGGTGAGATCAAACTGGCGGTTTATGATATCCTCGATCAAAACATTAATATTTACCGGTATACCAGCACCAACGCGCTTATTGACGGGCAAAATAATACGCTTAAGCGCTATTTTCTACTTACATATACTTATAAATTCAACGTGCTGCAAACTAAGTAG
- a CDS encoding 50S ribosomal protein L25/general stress protein Ctc produces MKSFAISGSLRENVGKRDAKELRYQSQVPAVLYGGETQTHFSVSAADLKAVVYTPVVHFIDLDIAGTKTQAIIKDIQFHPLTEQLLHVDFLQLDENKPIAIEIPVKLTGTSPGVKVGGKLVQKLRKLRIKGLPKDHLDNIEVSIEELEVGKSVRVRDIKLDNLQITNAQEDTIVSVTTSRALRQAEQEAAKGK; encoded by the coding sequence ATGAAATCATTTGCTATTAGCGGTTCTCTGAGAGAGAACGTAGGGAAAAGAGATGCTAAAGAGCTGCGCTACCAAAGCCAGGTGCCTGCAGTTCTGTACGGAGGTGAAACTCAAACTCACTTCTCAGTATCCGCAGCTGATTTGAAAGCCGTTGTTTACACGCCGGTTGTTCACTTCATCGATCTTGACATTGCCGGTACTAAAACACAGGCTATCATTAAAGACATTCAGTTTCACCCGTTAACTGAACAACTTTTACACGTTGACTTTTTACAGCTTGATGAGAACAAGCCGATTGCTATCGAAATCCCTGTAAAATTAACCGGTACTTCTCCGGGTGTAAAAGTGGGTGGTAAACTGGTACAAAAATTACGTAAACTGCGCATCAAAGGCTTACCAAAAGATCACCTTGACAATATCGAAGTTAGCATCGAGGAGCTTGAAGTTGGTAAATCAGTTCGCGTTCGCGATATTAAATTAGATAACCTGCAAATCACCAATGCCCAGGAAGATACTATCGTATCAGTAACTACTTCACGTGCGTTACGTCAGGCTGAGCAGGAAGCTGCAAAAGGCAAATAA
- a CDS encoding DUF2723 domain-containing protein, which yields MNYNKINNLFGWLAFLIATVTYVLTLEPSTSFWDCGEFIACIYRLQVAHQPGAPLFTMIGKVFSLLSMGDNTKVAYFTNMASALSSSATILFLFWTITALAKKLLVKPGVQITTANIILIIGAGLVGSLAYTFSDTFWFSAVESEVYAESSLCTAIVFWAILKWEAHADEPQANRWIVFIAYIMGLSIGIHLLNLLVIPAIALVIYFRKAEKATSKGALLWFFGGIVAVAFVLWGVIQFTVKGAAFSDLLFVNTLGLGFGSGAITFFVLLIALLVTGIYYTINPVKPAIIAAAVCFVLLAGISSGIVGVVVSVAVLAFLEYVVKIREKRFALNSFLVCLAFILFGYSSFVMIVIRAKAGTNLNNSDPQDAFALNGYLNRDQYGDTPLLYGQFFDSKLTDQKEGAKIYRRGKEKYEVAGTKIKNIYDRNTFFPRMFSDKPNHAQFYRQWTGLGAEENPNMVTNFKFFWTWQVTQMYTRYFLWNFVGRTNEQDGQVDASGIDGNWVTGYRANQPLPYSVTKSKSYNRLYALPLIIGLMGAVYHFRRNQKDAGIVGVLFFFTGLAIVLYLNQDPLQPRERDYAYAGSFYAFAIWIGLGVLFIAEILSRLNAKTAAVISTVVCLLAAPALMASQEWDDHDRSTKLTPHDMAYNYLNSCAPNAILFVYGDNDTYPLWYIQEVEGVRPDVRIVNLSLLGTDWYIRQMKEKMNESAPLPISMPNEKFEAGVRDVIYYSDGNVPGATDIKELFDFITSDDPRAMAELQSGEKTNYLPTKKFKLSVDANEAVKSGAIPADKVSQAETAIEWTYPGNYITKDNLALMDILAHNDWKRPIYFAVTVGSDNMIGLDRYLYNEGFAYHLMPIKPDTTVAPLEATNSQKMYDNMVNKFKYGNFKTAKYLDHESLTMFYPLISRMYMNLADNLIKEGKNDQVKKLLAKYDAEMPTEIPVQEVAVRKYYLLESAYRVGEFKIGNKLAEQIDDYLVNMLDYKYATVQNGDASVSDRDMQFTMSLLNGLVGLTKDFHQTTLNKKYADQLKSFSSKFGVPQQ from the coding sequence ATGAATTACAACAAGATAAACAATCTTTTTGGTTGGCTGGCTTTTTTAATAGCCACTGTTACCTACGTTTTAACGCTCGAGCCATCAACCAGTTTTTGGGATTGCGGTGAGTTTATTGCCTGTATCTACCGGTTGCAGGTGGCCCACCAGCCCGGCGCGCCTCTGTTTACCATGATTGGCAAGGTTTTTTCCCTGCTTTCCATGGGCGATAATACCAAGGTAGCCTATTTTACCAATATGGCATCGGCCCTGTCAAGCAGTGCTACCATACTATTCCTGTTTTGGACGATAACCGCGCTTGCTAAAAAACTGCTGGTAAAACCGGGTGTTCAAATTACTACTGCTAACATCATCCTTATTATAGGCGCTGGTCTGGTTGGTTCACTGGCCTATACTTTTTCAGATACCTTCTGGTTCTCGGCCGTTGAGTCCGAGGTTTATGCCGAATCATCGTTGTGTACAGCTATAGTTTTCTGGGCCATCCTGAAATGGGAAGCCCATGCCGATGAGCCGCAGGCTAACCGCTGGATAGTTTTTATTGCCTACATCATGGGCTTATCTATCGGTATCCACTTACTTAACTTGCTGGTTATACCGGCCATCGCGCTGGTTATATATTTCCGCAAGGCCGAGAAGGCTACCTCAAAAGGTGCGCTGCTATGGTTCTTTGGTGGTATTGTTGCTGTGGCATTTGTGCTGTGGGGTGTTATACAGTTCACCGTTAAAGGGGCGGCGTTCTCTGACCTGTTGTTTGTAAATACGCTTGGCTTAGGCTTTGGCTCAGGTGCCATAACATTTTTTGTGTTGCTGATAGCCTTGCTGGTAACGGGTATATATTATACCATTAACCCGGTTAAACCAGCCATAATAGCCGCGGCCGTATGTTTTGTATTGCTTGCGGGCATCAGCAGCGGTATTGTAGGTGTTGTTGTGTCGGTTGCGGTATTGGCGTTTTTAGAGTATGTGGTTAAAATTCGCGAAAAGCGCTTCGCGTTGAACAGCTTTCTGGTTTGCCTGGCTTTTATACTATTCGGTTACAGCTCTTTTGTTATGATTGTGATACGTGCTAAAGCGGGTACCAATCTGAATAATAGTGACCCGCAGGATGCCTTCGCCTTAAACGGTTACCTTAACCGTGACCAGTATGGCGATACCCCGCTGCTTTACGGCCAGTTTTTTGATTCAAAATTGACCGACCAGAAAGAGGGCGCTAAAATTTACCGTCGCGGTAAAGAGAAATATGAGGTTGCCGGCACAAAAATCAAGAACATTTACGACCGTAATACCTTCTTCCCGCGCATGTTCAGCGATAAGCCGAACCATGCGCAATTCTACCGCCAGTGGACAGGCCTCGGTGCAGAGGAGAATCCGAATATGGTGACCAACTTTAAATTTTTCTGGACGTGGCAGGTTACGCAAATGTATACCCGCTACTTTTTATGGAACTTTGTTGGCCGTACTAACGAGCAGGACGGACAGGTTGACGCAAGCGGTATTGATGGTAACTGGGTAACCGGTTACCGGGCTAACCAGCCGTTGCCGTATTCCGTAACCAAAAGCAAATCATACAACCGTTTATATGCGCTTCCGTTGATTATTGGTTTAATGGGCGCGGTATACCACTTCCGCCGTAACCAAAAGGATGCGGGTATTGTTGGTGTATTGTTCTTTTTTACAGGTTTAGCTATCGTACTTTACCTTAACCAGGATCCGTTGCAGCCGCGTGAACGTGATTACGCTTATGCAGGCTCATTCTATGCCTTTGCGATTTGGATAGGTTTAGGTGTGCTGTTTATTGCCGAAATACTGAGCAGGCTGAATGCCAAAACGGCGGCTGTTATATCAACAGTAGTTTGCTTGCTGGCAGCCCCGGCGCTGATGGCCAGCCAGGAGTGGGACGACCATGATCGCTCTACCAAGCTTACACCGCATGATATGGCTTACAACTACCTTAACTCATGCGCGCCGAATGCCATACTGTTTGTTTATGGCGATAATGATACTTATCCGCTTTGGTATATTCAGGAGGTTGAAGGTGTAAGGCCAGATGTACGTATTGTTAATCTGAGCTTGCTGGGTACCGACTGGTACATCCGCCAGATGAAGGAAAAAATGAATGAGTCGGCGCCGCTGCCGATCAGCATGCCTAACGAGAAATTTGAAGCAGGCGTACGTGATGTAATCTATTACAGCGATGGTAACGTACCGGGCGCTACAGATATTAAGGAGTTGTTCGACTTTATTACGTCTGACGATCCGCGTGCTATGGCAGAATTGCAAAGCGGCGAAAAAACTAATTACCTGCCAACTAAAAAATTCAAACTTTCGGTTGACGCTAACGAGGCGGTAAAATCAGGCGCTATCCCGGCCGACAAAGTGTCTCAGGCCGAAACCGCTATTGAGTGGACTTACCCGGGCAATTATATCACCAAGGATAACCTGGCCCTGATGGACATACTGGCTCATAATGACTGGAAACGCCCGATTTACTTCGCCGTAACGGTAGGTAGTGATAACATGATCGGCCTTGACCGTTATTTGTATAACGAAGGTTTTGCCTACCATTTAATGCCGATAAAGCCGGATACTACCGTTGCGCCATTAGAAGCTACCAACAGCCAGAAGATGTATGATAACATGGTGAACAAGTTTAAATACGGCAATTTCAAAACCGCTAAATACCTGGATCATGAATCGCTTACGATGTTCTATCCGCTTATTTCGCGTATGTACATGAATCTGGCCGATAACCTGATTAAAGAAGGTAAGAACGATCAGGTGAAAAAGCTCTTAGCTAAGTATGATGCTGAAATGCCGACAGAAATACCGGTACAGGAAGTTGCCGTGCGTAAGTATTACCTGCTTGAAAGCGCTTACCGCGTAGGCGAGTTTAAGATAGGGAATAAGCTGGCCGAACAGATAGATGATTACCTGGTTAACATGTTGGATTACAAATATGCCACCGTACAAAATGGCGATGCATCGGTTTCAGATAGAGACATGCAGTTTACCATGTCATTACTCAACGGCCTGGTTGGCTTAACCAAGGATTTCCATCAAACCACATTAAACAAAAAATATGCTGATCAGCTAAAAAGCTTCAGCAGCAAATTCGGCGTACCTCAGCAATAA
- a CDS encoding M90 family metallopeptidase, with the protein MLYIAIIAAIIISYTLFQRKHKRALTQVILNDAQKKLLAQHIDFYNTLNETDKLYFEDKIEQFLDAVHIEGVELEVNDVDRLMVASSAVIPIFAFKGWSYRNVTNVLLYPDTFDEQYQFEGDSGRNIMGMVGSGYMNGQMILSRKALQKGFSKNSGAENTGIHEFVHLLDKVDGATDGIPEQLLPNEYIKPWVRMMHQEIRKIEEGKSDINPYAATNEAEFFAVVSEYFFEKPDKLQARHPELYDLLSKAFGQDPAAN; encoded by the coding sequence ATGCTCTACATCGCCATCATCGCTGCCATCATTATCTCTTACACGCTATTTCAGCGTAAGCATAAACGGGCACTTACACAGGTTATCCTTAACGATGCGCAAAAGAAATTGCTGGCACAGCACATCGACTTTTACAATACCTTGAACGAAACTGATAAGCTTTATTTTGAGGATAAGATAGAGCAGTTTTTGGATGCGGTGCATATTGAGGGCGTTGAACTGGAAGTTAATGATGTTGACCGATTGATGGTAGCCTCAAGCGCGGTAATACCCATATTTGCTTTTAAGGGCTGGAGCTATCGAAACGTAACCAACGTGCTGTTGTACCCAGACACATTTGATGAGCAATACCAGTTTGAGGGCGACAGCGGCCGCAATATTATGGGTATGGTGGGCAGCGGTTACATGAACGGGCAAATGATCCTCTCGCGCAAGGCGCTGCAAAAAGGCTTCTCTAAAAATTCGGGGGCTGAAAATACCGGCATCCATGAGTTTGTGCACCTGCTGGATAAGGTGGATGGCGCTACAGACGGCATTCCGGAACAACTACTGCCAAACGAATACATCAAGCCCTGGGTACGCATGATGCACCAGGAGATCCGGAAGATAGAGGAAGGCAAATCGGACATCAACCCGTATGCTGCCACTAACGAGGCGGAGTTTTTTGCGGTAGTGTCCGAATACTTTTTCGAGAAGCCTGACAAGCTACAGGCCCGTCACCCGGAACTGTATGACCTGTTGAGTAAGGCGTTCGGGCAGGACCCGGCCGCTAACTAG
- a CDS encoding ribose-phosphate pyrophosphokinase, whose protein sequence is MPLQFNPVKLFSGIGSRQLAIDISASYGRELGEVVLSRFSDGEFQPHFNESVRGCDVFLIQSTNQPTDNLMELLMLIDAARRASAHYVTAVIPYFGLARQDRKDKPRVAIGAKLVANLLVAAGINRIMTMDLHAAQIQGFFDVPVDHLDASVIFVPYIKSLGLENLTIASPDMGGSYRARSFAKFFNAEVVICDKRRKRANEIESMTVIGDVVDQDIVLIDDICDTAGTLSKAAGLIMERGARSVRAVCTHPVLSGKAYETIENSALTELIVTDTIPLKHQSDKIRVLSTAELFAKAIANVNEHGSISQLFKVD, encoded by the coding sequence ATGCCGTTACAGTTCAACCCTGTTAAATTATTCTCCGGAATAGGTTCGAGGCAGCTGGCCATTGATATATCGGCAAGTTATGGCCGTGAACTTGGTGAAGTTGTCCTTTCACGCTTTAGCGATGGCGAATTTCAGCCCCACTTCAATGAGTCGGTACGCGGTTGCGATGTGTTTTTAATACAATCAACCAACCAACCTACGGACAACCTGATGGAACTGCTAATGCTGATTGATGCAGCACGCCGCGCTTCAGCACACTATGTAACGGCGGTTATACCTTATTTTGGATTAGCCCGGCAAGACCGTAAGGATAAACCACGTGTGGCCATTGGTGCCAAGCTGGTTGCCAACCTGCTGGTTGCAGCAGGTATTAACCGTATCATGACCATGGATTTGCACGCAGCGCAGATACAGGGCTTTTTTGATGTCCCGGTTGATCACCTGGATGCCTCGGTAATATTTGTGCCTTACATCAAAAGCCTCGGCCTTGAAAACCTGACCATTGCATCGCCGGACATGGGCGGCTCATACCGCGCACGCAGCTTTGCCAAGTTTTTTAACGCGGAGGTGGTGATTTGCGATAAACGCCGAAAACGCGCGAACGAGATTGAATCAATGACGGTGATTGGCGATGTGGTTGACCAGGACATTGTGTTGATTGATGATATTTGCGATACGGCCGGCACCCTGTCAAAAGCGGCCGGACTGATTATGGAGCGTGGCGCACGTAGCGTAAGAGCCGTTTGTACGCATCCGGTATTATCAGGCAAAGCGTATGAAACTATCGAAAACTCGGCTTTAACCGAGCTGATTGTTACTGATACCATACCGTTAAAACACCAGAGCGATAAGATCAGGGTTTTATCAACCGCTGAGCTGTTTGCCAAGGCAATTGCTAATGTTAACGAGCATGGCTCAATAAGCCAGCTGTTTAAAGTAGATTAA
- a CDS encoding acetyl-CoA carboxylase carboxyltransferase subunit alpha, which translates to MKISFDFEKPLAELQQQIDKVVQIEDKNKLDMSATIAELQTKLEQAQKDIYGNLTGWQKVQISRHPERPYTLQYIELMCDDFIELHGDRTVGDDKAIVGGFATIGGQTVMIIGHQKGRNTKERQFRNFGMANPEGYRKALRLMKLAEKFNKPVITLIDTPGAYPGLEAEERGQGEAIARNLLEMSVLKVPVICVIIGEGASGGALGIGIGDRVLMLDNSWYSVISPENCSTILWKTWENKERAAEVLKLTSTEMLKNKLIDGVVKEPLGGAHQDPVAMATILKKQLLKELKELKQKDVNQLVAERIDKFGSMGVVIEDEPEVTESATKQTE; encoded by the coding sequence ATGAAAATTTCATTTGATTTTGAGAAACCGTTAGCCGAACTGCAGCAGCAGATTGACAAGGTTGTACAAATAGAAGATAAAAACAAGCTGGATATGTCTGCCACTATTGCTGAGCTGCAAACCAAGCTTGAACAAGCGCAAAAAGATATATATGGTAATCTTACCGGCTGGCAAAAGGTGCAGATATCCCGTCACCCGGAACGGCCGTATACTTTACAGTATATCGAGCTGATGTGTGATGACTTTATTGAGCTGCACGGCGACCGTACCGTAGGCGACGATAAGGCCATTGTGGGCGGTTTTGCTACCATTGGCGGCCAAACCGTAATGATCATTGGCCACCAGAAAGGGCGTAATACCAAAGAGCGCCAGTTCCGCAATTTTGGTATGGCTAATCCGGAGGGTTACCGCAAGGCTTTGCGACTGATGAAGCTGGCCGAGAAATTCAATAAGCCCGTTATTACCCTGATTGATACCCCGGGCGCATACCCTGGTTTGGAAGCCGAGGAACGCGGACAGGGTGAAGCTATTGCCCGCAACCTGCTGGAAATGTCGGTACTTAAAGTACCGGTTATATGTGTAATTATTGGCGAGGGCGCATCGGGCGGTGCATTGGGTATTGGTATTGGTGACCGTGTGCTGATGCTGGATAACTCGTGGTATTCGGTGATCTCGCCTGAAAACTGCTCGACCATCCTTTGGAAAACTTGGGAAAATAAGGAACGCGCGGCAGAAGTATTGAAACTTACCTCTACCGAGATGTTAAAGAACAAGCTGATTGATGGCGTGGTGAAAGAGCCTCTTGGCGGCGCTCATCAGGATCCGGTAGCTATGGCTACCATCCTGAAAAAGCAATTGCTTAAGGAGTTGAAAGAGCTTAAACAAAAAGACGTTAATCAATTGGTTGCAGAACGTATTGATAAATTCGGTTCAATGGGTGTTGTAATTGAGGACGAGCCCGAAGTTACAGAGTCTGCAACTAAACAAACTGAATAA
- a CDS encoding fatty acid desaturase → MQNRSNTGIIIALIVIGSWAVSIFLLMQWTVDFTNPLLYLFILLQMHLYTGLFITAHDAMHGTVSSNKSVNNAIGFLSTFLYASFWYPHLYKKHHMHHRHVHTDEDPDYHHGSFLAWYARFIRNYLSIWQIVIMAALFNILKLWIPEPNLILFWVVPSLLSTLQLFYFGTYLPHKGEHDNHHYARSQRRNHVWAFISCYFFGYHYEHHESPATPWWQLWKAPLPPQSQRINK, encoded by the coding sequence ATGCAAAACAGATCGAACACAGGTATCATTATCGCGCTTATTGTTATTGGCTCCTGGGCGGTGTCTATCTTCCTGCTGATGCAATGGACGGTGGATTTTACTAATCCGCTGCTTTACCTGTTCATCCTTTTGCAAATGCACCTGTATACCGGCCTGTTCATCACTGCGCACGACGCCATGCACGGCACGGTATCATCCAATAAAAGCGTTAATAACGCCATTGGCTTCCTCAGCACATTTCTGTACGCCTCGTTCTGGTACCCGCATCTGTATAAAAAACACCACATGCACCACCGGCATGTACATACTGATGAGGATCCGGATTATCACCACGGCAGTTTTTTAGCCTGGTATGCGCGCTTTATCCGCAATTACCTGTCTATATGGCAAATCGTTATTATGGCGGCCCTGTTTAATATTTTGAAGCTTTGGATACCCGAGCCAAACCTGATCCTATTCTGGGTGGTTCCGTCGTTACTGAGTACCTTGCAATTATTTTATTTCGGCACCTACCTACCGCATAAAGGTGAGCACGATAATCATCATTATGCCCGCAGCCAGCGCCGCAACCATGTTTGGGCATTTATAAGCTGTTATTTTTTTGGTTATCATTATGAGCATCACGAGTCGCCGGCAACGCCATGGTGGCAGTTGTGGAAAGCGCCTTTGCCGCCCCAATCGCAAAGAATCAACAAATAA